From a single Pseudomonas triticicola genomic region:
- a CDS encoding nitrate reductase: MNRQTTASTCCYCGVGCGVLIEHDGERILGVSGDPAHPANFGKLCSKGSTLHLTGDLAARALYPELRLGKGLARSRTDWDTALDHATNVFAETIAEHGPDSVAFYISGQLLTEDYYAFNKLARALVGTNNIDSNSRLCMSSAVVGYKRSLGADAPPCSYEDLELSDCVMIVGSNMAYAHPVLFRRLEEAKSRRPQMKVIVIDPRRTDTCDLADLHLAILPGTDVALFHGILHLLLWEDWIDRDFIKAHTEGLAELKTLVRDYTPQMVSQLCGISIEQLQQCAEWVGTAPSFLSLWCMGLNQSSAGSAKNSALINLHLATGQIGRPGAGPFSLTGQPNAMGGRETGSLSNLLPGHRDAANPEHRAEVAAYWGVESLPEAPGLSAIELFENLRSGKIKALWIACTNPAQSMPDQSAVRAALEACPFVVLQEAFRTTETAAFADLLLPAASWGEKEGSVTNSERRISHVRKAVVAPGEARPDWAITVDFAQRLEKRLRPKQPSLFAFDQPSQLFDEFKALTRGRDLDLSGISHALIDEIGPQQWPFPAGARQGTPRLYGDGIFPTANGRARFIADPYRAAKEQRDARFPLTLITGRLRDQWHGMSRTGTAAQLFGHVSEAVLSLHPDEMRRHRLQPGDLVNLKSRRGAVIVAVGNDDSVRPGQAFLPMHWGDRYLKGGVNTLTLPAFDPLSKQPELKHSGVRLEAVNLPWQLFALIEGDVQRHFETLRPLCEAFSYVSLSLVGRERPALLIRAAHGKAPDPQLLGEIDQCLSLLDGPVLAYDDPRRAIGKRVRIENGRITAIRLAGETLAQHWLQSLWLEGRADQQLRRWLLAPMSAPPGAVGAIASDKTLCNCENVSLNTVCAGIRQGLDLQGLKKTLRCGTQCGSCVPEIKRLLAAEARPVAVI; this comes from the coding sequence ATGAACCGCCAGACGACCGCCTCGACCTGCTGTTACTGCGGGGTCGGCTGCGGCGTACTGATCGAGCATGACGGCGAGCGCATCCTCGGCGTCAGCGGCGATCCGGCGCACCCGGCCAACTTCGGCAAACTGTGCAGCAAAGGCTCGACGCTGCACCTGACCGGCGACCTCGCCGCCCGCGCCTTGTACCCGGAACTGCGCCTGGGCAAAGGCCTGGCGCGCAGCCGTACTGACTGGGATACCGCCCTCGACCACGCGACCAACGTGTTCGCCGAAACTATCGCCGAGCACGGCCCGGACAGCGTGGCGTTCTACATCTCCGGGCAGTTGCTCACCGAGGACTACTACGCCTTCAACAAACTGGCGCGGGCGCTGGTGGGCACCAACAACATCGACAGCAATTCGCGGCTGTGCATGTCTTCGGCGGTGGTCGGCTACAAACGCAGCCTCGGCGCCGACGCGCCGCCGTGCAGTTACGAGGATCTGGAGCTGAGCGACTGCGTGATGATCGTCGGCAGTAACATGGCCTACGCCCATCCGGTACTTTTCCGTCGGCTGGAGGAAGCCAAATCCCGTCGCCCGCAGATGAAAGTCATCGTGATCGACCCGCGTCGCACCGACACTTGCGATTTGGCTGACCTGCATCTGGCGATTCTTCCGGGCACCGATGTCGCGTTGTTCCATGGGATTTTGCATCTGCTGTTGTGGGAAGACTGGATCGATCGCGATTTCATCAAGGCGCACACCGAAGGCCTCGCCGAACTCAAGACGCTGGTCCGCGATTACACCCCGCAAATGGTTTCGCAGCTGTGCGGCATCAGCATCGAGCAACTGCAGCAATGCGCAGAATGGGTCGGCACTGCGCCGAGCTTCCTGTCGCTGTGGTGCATGGGCCTGAATCAGTCCAGCGCCGGCAGCGCAAAGAACAGCGCGCTGATCAATCTGCACCTGGCCACCGGGCAAATCGGCCGGCCCGGTGCAGGACCTTTCTCCCTCACCGGTCAGCCAAATGCCATGGGCGGGCGGGAAACCGGCAGTCTGTCCAATCTGCTGCCCGGTCACCGCGATGCCGCCAACCCGGAGCATCGCGCCGAGGTGGCGGCGTATTGGGGCGTGGAGAGCTTGCCCGAGGCGCCGGGCCTGAGCGCCATCGAGCTGTTCGAGAACTTGCGCAGCGGCAAAATCAAAGCGCTGTGGATTGCCTGTACCAACCCGGCGCAATCGATGCCCGATCAGAGCGCAGTCCGCGCAGCGCTTGAGGCCTGCCCGTTTGTGGTGTTGCAGGAAGCCTTTCGCACCACCGAAACCGCTGCGTTTGCCGATCTGCTATTGCCGGCCGCCAGTTGGGGCGAGAAGGAAGGTTCGGTGACCAACTCCGAGCGGCGCATTTCCCACGTGCGCAAAGCGGTTGTCGCACCGGGCGAAGCGCGACCGGACTGGGCCATCACGGTGGATTTCGCACAGCGTCTGGAGAAACGTCTGCGCCCCAAGCAGCCAAGCCTGTTCGCTTTCGATCAACCTTCGCAGTTGTTTGATGAATTCAAAGCGCTGACCCGTGGGCGAGACCTGGATCTGTCCGGGATCAGTCATGCCTTGATCGACGAGATCGGTCCGCAGCAATGGCCCTTCCCTGCCGGCGCCCGCCAAGGCACGCCACGCTTGTACGGCGACGGCATTTTTCCTACAGCCAATGGTCGCGCGCGGTTCATTGCCGATCCGTACCGCGCCGCCAAGGAACAACGCGACGCGCGCTTCCCGCTGACTTTGATCACCGGTCGCCTGCGTGACCAGTGGCACGGCATGAGCCGCACCGGCACCGCCGCGCAATTGTTCGGCCACGTCAGCGAAGCCGTGCTGAGCCTGCACCCTGACGAAATGCGTCGGCACCGCTTGCAGCCCGGCGATCTGGTCAATCTGAAAAGCCGCCGTGGCGCGGTGATTGTTGCGGTCGGCAACGACGACAGCGTGCGTCCGGGCCAGGCGTTTCTGCCGATGCACTGGGGCGATCGCTATCTCAAGGGCGGCGTCAACACGCTGACCTTGCCGGCGTTTGATCCGCTGTCCAAACAACCGGAGCTCAAGCACAGCGGCGTGCGTCTGGAGGCAGTCAATCTGCCGTGGCAACTGTTCGCCTTGATTGAGGGTGATGTTCAACGGCATTTCGAGACGCTACGACCGCTGTGCGAGGCGTTTTCCTACGTGAGCCTCAGCCTTGTCGGTCGTGAGCGGCCAGCGTTGCTGATACGCGCTGCACACGGCAAGGCGCCGGATCCACAGTTGCTGGGTGAGATCGACCAGTGCTTGTCACTGCTGGATGGCCCGGTTCTGGCCTATGACGATCCGCGTCGCGCCATTGGCAAGCGAGTGCGCATCGAAAACGGCCGTATCACTGCGATTCGCCTGGCCGGCGAAACCCTTGCGCAACACTGGTTGCAGAGCCTGTGGCTGGAGGGCCGCGCCGACCAACAACTGCGGCGCTGGCTGCTCGCACCGATGAGCGCGCCACCGGGCGCTGTCGGCGCCATTGCGAGCGACAAGACCTTGTGCAATTGCGAAAACGTCAGTCTCAACACGGTCTGCGCCGGCATTCGCCAAGGCCTGGATCTGCAAGGCCTGAAAAAAACTCTCCGATGCGGTACGCAATGCGGTTCCTGCGTGCCGGAAATCAAGCGTCTGCTGGCTGCCGAAGCGCGGCCGGTCGCGGTCATTTAA
- the cobA gene encoding uroporphyrinogen-III C-methyltransferase, translated as MNAKVWLVGAGPGDPELLTLKAVRALREADVVMIDDLVNDAVLEHCPTARVIPVGKRGGCRSTPQAFIHRLMLRYARQGKCVVRLKGGDPCIFGRGGEEAQWLRERGVEVELVNGITAGLAGATQCDIPLTLRGVARGVTLVTAHTQDDSQLNWQALAQGGTTLVIYMGVAKLGEIRDQLLAGGMAADTPVAMIENASLAHQRECRSDLTAMAEDASAFELKSPAILVIGAVAAVVEEQKIAAFGSSYRTHMI; from the coding sequence ATGAATGCGAAAGTCTGGCTGGTGGGCGCAGGCCCTGGCGATCCAGAGTTGCTGACGCTTAAAGCGGTGCGCGCATTGCGCGAGGCCGATGTGGTGATGATCGATGATCTGGTCAACGACGCCGTGCTGGAACACTGCCCGACTGCGCGGGTTATTCCCGTTGGCAAGCGCGGCGGCTGCCGCTCGACGCCGCAGGCATTCATTCATCGCCTGATGCTGCGTTATGCACGCCAGGGCAAATGCGTCGTGCGCCTCAAGGGCGGCGATCCGTGCATTTTCGGCCGAGGTGGCGAAGAAGCGCAGTGGTTGCGCGAGCGTGGCGTTGAAGTGGAACTGGTCAATGGCATCACCGCTGGGCTGGCCGGGGCGACCCAGTGCGATATTCCGCTGACGTTGCGGGGCGTGGCGCGCGGAGTAACGTTGGTGACTGCGCACACCCAGGATGACAGCCAGTTGAACTGGCAGGCGCTGGCGCAAGGCGGGACGACGCTGGTGATCTATATGGGGGTGGCCAAACTGGGCGAGATTCGTGATCAGCTGCTCGCCGGAGGGATGGCGGCGGATACGCCGGTGGCGATGATCGAAAACGCCTCTTTGGCGCATCAGCGTGAATGTCGCAGTGATTTGACTGCGATGGCTGAGGATGCCTCGGCGTTTGAATTGAAAAGCCCGGCGATTCTGGTGATTGGTGCGGTGGCTGCTGTCGTGGAAGAGCAAAAGATCGCAGCCTTCGGCAGCTCCTACAGGACACATATGATCTGA
- a CDS encoding OmpA family protein, producing the protein MKLKNTLGLAIGSLIAATSFGALAQGQGAVEIEGFAKKEQFDSARNFKNNGNLFGGSIGYFLTDDVELRLGYDEVHNVRADDGKNVKGANTALDALYHFNNPGDMIRPYVSAGFSDQSIDQNGSNGRNRSTFANVGGGAKLYFTENFYARAGVEAQYNIDQGDTEWAPSVGIGVNFGGGSKPAAAPVPAPAEVCSDSDNDGVCDNVDKCPDTPANVTVDADGCPAVAEVVRVELDVKFDFDKSVVKPNSYGDIKNLADFMKQYPSTTTTVEGHTDSVGPDAYNQKLSERRANAVKQVLTNQYGVESSRVQSVGYGESRPVADNKTDAGRAVNRRVEAQVEAQAK; encoded by the coding sequence ATGAAACTGAAAAACACCTTGGGCTTGGCCATTGGTTCTCTGATTGCCGCCACTTCGTTCGGCGCTCTGGCACAAGGCCAAGGCGCAGTTGAAATCGAAGGCTTCGCTAAGAAAGAACAATTCGACAGCGCTCGTAACTTCAAGAACAACGGCAACCTGTTCGGCGGTTCGATCGGTTACTTCCTGACCGACGACGTTGAACTGCGTCTGGGCTACGACGAAGTGCACAACGTACGTGCCGACGATGGCAAGAACGTCAAAGGCGCTAACACCGCTCTGGACGCTCTGTACCACTTCAACAACCCAGGCGACATGATTCGTCCATACGTTTCGGCCGGTTTCTCTGACCAGAGCATCGACCAGAACGGTTCGAACGGTCGTAACCGTTCCACCTTCGCCAACGTTGGCGGCGGTGCCAAGCTGTACTTCACCGAGAACTTCTACGCCCGTGCCGGCGTTGAAGCTCAGTACAACATCGACCAGGGCGACACCGAGTGGGCTCCTAGCGTCGGTATCGGTGTGAACTTCGGTGGCGGCTCCAAGCCAGCTGCTGCTCCAGTTCCAGCACCTGCTGAAGTCTGCTCCGACAGCGACAACGATGGCGTTTGCGACAACGTTGACAAGTGCCCGGACACCCCAGCCAACGTAACCGTTGACGCTGATGGCTGCCCAGCAGTTGCTGAAGTTGTTCGTGTTGAGCTGGACGTGAAATTCGACTTCGACAAGTCGGTAGTCAAGCCTAACAGCTACGGCGACATCAAGAACCTGGCTGACTTCATGAAGCAGTACCCATCCACCACCACTACTGTTGAAGGTCACACTGACTCCGTCGGTCCTGACGCTTACAACCAGAAACTGTCCGAGCGTCGTGCAAACGCCGTTAAGCAAGTTCTGACCAACCAGTACGGTGTTGAATCGTCCCGCGTTCAGTCTGTTGGCTACGGCGAATCCCGCCCAGTTGCTGACAACAAAACTGACGCTGGCCGCGCTGTAAACCGTCGCGTAGAAGCGCAGGTTGAAGCTCAAGCTAAGTAA
- the sigX gene encoding RNA polymerase sigma factor SigX: MNKAQPLSTRYDPRELSDEELVARSHTELFHVTRAYEELMRRYQRTLFNVCARYLGNDRDADDVCQEVMLKVLYGLKNFEGKSKFKTWLYSITYNECITQYRKERRKRRLMDALSLDPLEEASEEKAPKPEEKGGLDRWLVYVNPIDREILVLRFVAELEFQEIADIMHMGLSATKMRYKRALDKLREKFAGIAET, encoded by the coding sequence TTGAATAAAGCCCAACCGCTATCCACGCGCTACGACCCCCGCGAGCTCTCTGATGAGGAGTTGGTCGCGCGCTCGCATACCGAGCTGTTTCACGTAACGCGCGCCTACGAAGAGTTGATGCGGCGTTACCAGCGAACATTATTTAACGTCTGCGCGAGATATCTCGGGAACGATCGCGACGCAGACGATGTCTGTCAGGAAGTGATGCTGAAGGTGCTGTACGGCCTGAAGAACTTCGAGGGGAAATCGAAGTTCAAAACCTGGCTTTACAGCATCACTTACAACGAATGCATCACGCAGTATCGGAAGGAACGGCGTAAGCGTCGCTTGATGGACGCTCTCAGTCTGGACCCTCTTGAAGAAGCGTCTGAAGAAAAGGCGCCGAAGCCGGAGGAGAAGGGTGGGCTTGATCGCTGGCTGGTGTATGTGAATCCGATTGACCGCGAAATTCTGGTGCTACGATTTGTCGCAGAGCTGGAGTTTCAGGAGATCGCAGACATCATGCACATGGGTTTGAGTGCGACAAAAATGCGTTACAAACGCGCTCTAGATAAATTGCGTGAGAAATTTGCAGGCATTGCTGAAACTTAG
- a CDS encoding mechanosensitive ion channel family protein — protein MELDLWTQSLVTAMTALWTKVANFIPNLFGALVVLLLGFVVAKLLDTLLSKLLAKLGLDRLMGGTGLTKLMSRAGLQVPISTLIGKIVYWFVLLIFLVSAAESLGLERVSATLDMLALYLPKVFGAALVLLVGVLLAQLANGLVRGAAEGVGLDYASGLGRIAQGLVIIISISVAISQLEVKTDLLNHVIVIVLITVGLAVALAMGLGSREIAGQILAGIYVRELYEVGQQVRVGEVEGQIEEIGTVKTTLLTDEGELVSLSNRILLEQHVSSR, from the coding sequence ATGGAACTTGATCTCTGGACTCAGAGCCTCGTCACTGCAATGACTGCGTTGTGGACCAAAGTCGCTAACTTCATTCCGAATCTGTTCGGCGCACTGGTTGTGCTGCTGTTGGGTTTCGTCGTGGCCAAGCTGCTCGACACCTTGCTCTCCAAATTGCTCGCAAAACTCGGCCTCGATCGCCTGATGGGCGGCACCGGGCTGACCAAGCTGATGTCGCGTGCCGGGCTGCAGGTGCCGATCTCGACGCTGATCGGTAAAATCGTCTACTGGTTCGTTCTGCTGATTTTTCTGGTATCTGCGGCAGAATCCCTTGGCCTTGAGCGAGTTTCAGCTACGCTGGACATGCTGGCGTTGTATCTGCCGAAAGTATTCGGCGCCGCGCTGGTGCTGCTGGTCGGTGTCCTGCTGGCGCAACTGGCCAACGGGCTGGTGCGCGGCGCAGCAGAAGGCGTAGGCCTGGACTACGCTTCGGGGTTGGGACGAATCGCGCAGGGACTGGTGATCATCATCAGCATCTCGGTGGCGATCAGCCAGCTCGAGGTCAAGACCGACCTGCTGAACCATGTGATCGTCATCGTATTGATTACCGTTGGTCTGGCAGTTGCGCTGGCCATGGGTTTGGGAAGCCGGGAAATTGCCGGTCAGATTCTTGCGGGAATCTATGTGCGTGAGCTGTACGAGGTTGGGCAACAAGTGCGTGTTGGCGAGGTCGAAGGCCAGATCGAAGAGATCGGCACGGTTAAAACCACATTGCTGACCGATGAGGGTGAGCTAGTCTCTCTCTCCAATCGGATCCTGCTGGAACAGCATGTGAGTAGCCGCTAA
- a CDS encoding zinc transporter ZntB — MFEEENAQWGLVHALVLDGKGGARSIARTELDDLQLQAHESLWLHWDRSHPQTQTWLRKSSGLNEFTCDLLLEENTRPRLLPLPDSELLLFLRGVNLNPGAEPEDMVSVRIFASAQRVISLRLRPLRATDELLALLGEGKGPRTSSELMLYLAQFLTNKVQDLVTCLSEVVDEEEEKLDADERYTPEHGAILHIRRRAAGLKRFLAPQRDIFGQLTRIKLPWFVEDDADYWNELNNSLTRYLEELELTRERVGLVLEAEDRRLSVHMNRTMYRFGIITCIFLPMSFITGLLGINVGGIPFAESPYGFLIACLTVLALAFGQWWLFRRLRWV, encoded by the coding sequence TGTTCGAGGAAGAAAACGCGCAATGGGGGCTGGTGCATGCCCTGGTGCTGGACGGCAAGGGCGGTGCGCGTTCGATAGCCCGGACTGAGCTCGACGATTTGCAGCTGCAGGCCCATGAAAGCCTGTGGCTGCACTGGGATCGCAGCCATCCGCAGACCCAGACCTGGCTGCGCAAATCCAGCGGGCTCAATGAATTCACCTGCGATCTGTTGCTGGAAGAGAATACCCGCCCGCGTCTGTTGCCATTGCCCGACTCCGAGCTGTTGCTGTTTCTGCGCGGGGTCAATCTCAACCCGGGCGCCGAGCCGGAAGACATGGTTTCGGTGCGGATTTTCGCCTCGGCTCAGCGAGTGATTTCCCTGCGCTTGCGTCCGTTGCGCGCTACGGATGAGTTGCTGGCGCTGCTGGGTGAGGGCAAAGGGCCGAGAACTTCCTCGGAATTGATGCTGTATCTGGCGCAGTTCCTCACTAATAAAGTGCAGGATCTGGTCACATGCCTGTCGGAAGTGGTCGATGAGGAAGAAGAAAAGCTCGACGCCGACGAACGGTATACGCCTGAGCATGGGGCGATTTTGCACATCCGCCGCAGAGCCGCTGGGCTGAAGCGTTTTCTCGCGCCACAGCGGGATATTTTCGGACAGCTGACGCGGATCAAACTGCCGTGGTTCGTCGAAGACGACGCCGACTACTGGAACGAATTGAACAACAGCCTGACCCGTTATCTGGAAGAGCTGGAATTGACCCGAGAGCGCGTGGGGCTTGTGCTGGAGGCCGAAGACCGGCGTCTGAGCGTGCACATGAACCGCACCATGTATCGCTTCGGCATCATTACCTGCATCTTTTTGCCGATGAGTTTCATCACCGGTCTGCTCGGGATAAATGTCGGCGGTATTCCCTTCGCCGAAAGCCCGTATGGCTTCCTGATCGCCTGTCTGACGGTGCTCGCCCTGGCATTCGGCCAGTGGTGGTTGTTCCGTCGATTGCGCTGGGTGTGA